The Mycolicibacterium monacense genome contains the following window.
TGCACCGCATCGTCGGCCGTGAGTCGGTCGACCTGATCAAGACGGGCGGCTTCCGAGTGGGGGCCGGTGAGATCGAGACGGTCCTGCTCGGCCACGACGGCGTCGCCGAGGCCGCGGTGGTCGGGATGCCCGACGACGATCTCGGCCAGCGCATCGTCGCGTTCGTCGTCGGTGATGCGACACCCGAGGCGTTGATCGATTATGTCGCCGAACAACTCTCGGTGCACAAGCGGCCCCGGGAAGTCCGCATGGTCGACAGCCTGCCCCGCAACGCGATGGGCAAGGTGCTCAAGAAGGAGCTGACGCAATGGGTTTGAGGTTCACCGATCTGTGTGTCGATGCCGCCGACATCCACGCGCTCGGGGGCTGGTGGGCCGAGGTCCTCGGATATGCCCAGGAAGTCACCGACGACGGTGACGTGATCCTGCGGCCGCCCTCAGGTGCCGGCCCGAACATCTTGTTCCTCGCCGTGCCGGACGAGAAGGTGGTCAAGAACCGCCTGCACGTCGACCTCACCCCCGACGATCAGCAGGCCGAGGTCGAC
Protein-coding sequences here:
- a CDS encoding VOC family protein encodes the protein MGLRFTDLCVDAADIHALGGWWAEVLGYAQEVTDDGDVILRPPSGAGPNILFLAVPDEKVVKNRLHVDLTPDDQQAEVDRLLALGARRVDIGQGEQSWVVLADPEGNEFCVLAAQS